One Triticum dicoccoides isolate Atlit2015 ecotype Zavitan chromosome 3B, WEW_v2.0, whole genome shotgun sequence genomic window, aaatgttcaatatgtatCTAAAAATTGTTTCacatgtattaatttttttattgtttgtcCAGAAAAATTTCAACGTGTACTTAACTTTTTTTGCATGTGTTAAAAAACATTGTTCGTTTATGTTTTTTAAacaaatgttcatcatatatttatAAAATGTACAACATCTATTAAAATAAGTTGTCATgtattttaaaaaaagaaaaaaatcatttGAAAACTTGTACAAAAAAcacataaaaaaagaagaaaagaaaacccCACGGAAGCACTTCCGAAAGCCGCGGTAGACGTGAGAAGGTACCCCACATAGCCCTAGCGGGCCCTACCTGCATTGGTCCCATTATCACCACTTATCTCTCCACAACTAAGGCCCAATGTCACGTACATGCACTTGAGAGTTGGGTTTTATGTGGGGGCAAACCATAGTGTGGTCCATGGACTATCCCGGCAACACATAACTTAACTCACACGTATGGGCTGTTTGGATTGAGCCACATATTGCCACATTTTGTCACACCTcatcttaggcaagtttgaccaagttaggtgggtgtttggttctagccacacctaaggtaagaatttttttttatgagcagtgaaccccatatgtcatagacacaaaaagtgtgtcaagattcccttaggcaagccaaagtgtggctaacaattgaaggagctcaagttaggcaagtgtggcaaaaaataatgtggcaacacaaggcaaacatagtcacaatccaaacagccccatagtTCGCACGTCTGCAGGTTGCATGTAGATGCAGGGCGGGTGAGAGATCAATGTGAAAACCTAAGCAGAGCTTGATTGTAACTAAAGGTGTTAGATCGATCGGGTTCTCAGACCGAACAATAGACACCACCAAAACACAAACCTTCCATGGAAGCAACCATTATTAGATTAACTTGAAGCAACATAAACAACCATTAGGCGGGCGGTCCTGGCAGAGGCCACGAGAGCTGCGCAACACCAAATTAACCTCCATCCATAAAGATCGGTGCACTCTCCTCCGATGTTGGCCAGCGCAAACGGATCGATTTTGCTAAGCTAGCATGGGGAGAAAGGCGTCTTGCATCTCGCTTGTGATCCTCGCGCTTGTGCTCGCTGGCCCCGACGCGAAGTCCGCGGCTGGCTACAGCGTCGACCAGGCGGCGACGATGAGGCTGGAGGACGGCGTGGCGCCGGAGCTCGGGGTGGTGTCGGCGGTGGACCTGGACGTGCGTCGCCACGTTCTCCACAGCATCAGCCCACAATACGTGCGGGAGCCCAGCAGGCCAGCCTGCGTCGAGGGGTGCGGGGCGCCCGGAGAGCGGTACACCGGCCGGGATTGGAAGAAAAAGTACCAGTGCGGTTAAGCACCAGAACAGCGAATGGAAGTCGGAAgggtactactacctccgtccggaaatacttatcaAAAAAATAAATGTCTCTAGACATAGTTtaattttagatacatccatttttattcatttcggcgacaagtatttctggacggagggagtacatacgggcGCGTCAATGCAACCTCCTTGCTGCACTGCCCGGCATCATTTTCATGCATGAGTGACAGTGCACTCGCGTTCCATCGGTCCATGTTCTGTTTTCGTTTCCATTTTGCGTGCACTTCGATCCGTGCAGTTGCCTGTTGCTACCGCTGTGTATCTGTAAACTTTCCGTGCAGTCTCGTTGTGCAATTGTGAAGTGCTTGTACAGTAGCACCGTCTGACTATTGATGTTCTCAAGTCAAGGCTGGCTTCTATCAAGGGTGAACTGAGTGTAGCTTAGTTGCTTAGATTTTTTGTGGTATAACAACCCACCAGAATTAAAGTCTAATACATGGCATTGGTGGTTGcattttcctgaatttatttcaagcATTTCGGGGATGTGCGTTCAATGGGAGAAGACATTACCGGCGTCTGTGGCAACTTCGTCAATATCAAGATGATGTGACTCTCGGAGTAGCAAGTGACCATAATCTCAGGGGACCTGCGGCGAGGCAAGTCGGTGAGCAGCATCATGCATCGCATCCATCATAAGGTCCAACCGCTCGCTGTGGCACTGTCCAGACAGTGGGTGCCAGTTCTGCAAAAATGGATGGTATTTGCAGATTGCATCAGAGACTCTCCTAAGAAAGACACACTCAATGACTATATTATCACGCGTCGTCCACAAAGTCCAAACTAACGTCGCAAACACTAGCTAGAAGAGGTCTCCTCTTCTAACATGGTTGGCACGGGTCTGGAAGAACCCGGCCAGGTCTAGGGCCTCTCAGTCCGACCCCATGGCCTCATGGACAAGCGGATTGCAATCCTGTCCTCCTTCCGGCCGAGGTGTGTGCCATCTGACCACCGGATTGCCATCAGTACCGAGCTAGATCGCCGGTGGGTGGTCCGCTGAAAATCCACCTATACcaaactttatgcatgcatgcttcTTCCGACGACATACGTACGGTTTGGTACGCTGGAGCATCACCGATCTAGTAGCATTGAAGTTCATTACAATGACCCGATAACGATCAACGATGGTAATTTAGCTAGAGCAATTTTTTCCCGAGCGAACACAGTGAAACAACATCACTCGGGTGGCAAACTGCAATCATCCTTGAAGGATTCACTAATAGCTTCAGGGACGCTAGCAACCAGAAAATGATGACCTTCTGATTTAGCTAAGGCAGCAAGGCAATGAGCCACCTTTTATTGGTCTCTCCTGTAAGAACTATGTAAACCCAATATGGAGGGGCTCTTTGCCCCCTCTCCTTTAATATAAAATAcacacactcgtgcgtattcgacAAAAAAAACCCTGTTCTGCTCAGTGTGTCCGGGGAAAGCTCTTTAGCCAGCAACAAACGAAAATGCTTGAGTTATGGGCTGATTATTCCTGGTGGAAGGAAAATCTTTAGTCAGAATATGATCGTATTTTTTGTTAAAAATAGGCAGTATGGAGTGTGAAGtttatatataaaaaaaagatTGTACATAGCATAGTACGATACACATATTATAGTTTGTTGGGCTAGCTAACtttgtgcatgcatgcatcgaGTATTTTTTTTTTTGCGAGTGAAAATTGTATTATTCAATCACATAATCCTTACAATCATCAAGAGCTAGAGCCAACGAAACATCTAGGCCGGATGATAACCAGGTCATAGTTCTGCCCTCAACTCTAGCAAATTTAGCTAAACTATTGCTAACTTTATTTTGAGTGCGGTAAATATGAGTAATACAACATTCACGTAAGCCCATAAGATGCCTAATCTCCTTGATGATAGAAGCATAGACTGATCTGTCTTGTTCAACTTCACTGCAACTATAGGATCCATCTCCACCGTGATTGACAGTTCACTTCTTTGTTGGCAAGAAAGAGACCATCCATGCAAGCACATAACTCAGCTTCAACCATGTTGGTTTGggcttttgcttctgcttttgcAGCTTTTCCACTTTCGCCAAAAAGTCATAAAAGCTCTTAAATAAGAGCTTTTGGAGCTTTTTTGGATTTTAATGAATCAATATAACAATATTGAGCTCCAAAAGCCGTAAAAGCTCCAAAAGCACCTATCTAAGAGCTTTTATGGCTTTTTGGTCAAAATGTAAAAGCtgcaaaagcaaaagcaaaagcccAAACAAACATGGCCTCAAGTGTATCACGACAAGAAAAAAAGAGCCCTGCAAGAAGAGAAAATGATACCGCCCTTTTCATTTCTAAGGACCATACTTGCACCAGCACTATCATCATCAGCAAAGGCACCATCGGTGTTGAGCTTAACCCAGCCACCCTTTGGAGGACACCACTTGGGCCGCAACCCTGATTCCATTATCATATGCTGCTTCTTCACTGCTTTTTCATAAGTGATGATAGTCTTGCCTTTGTTAGGATCTGCACATAGCTATGTTTTAAGGCCAATCAAGTATCAATATAGCTAACAAGAAAGGTTGTAAACATTTCCATTGGTGGAGGAGGCTTATGGTGCGCAACTTTGTTCTGTACATGCCATATTCGCCAAAGCGTCATGAGTGACAAAATGACCGCTCAATATCAGGCAAAGGCTCAAGCACTTGGAACAACCATTCCCTCCCAGAATTTGAATTGACGACAATGGCGGTAGCGTCCATACCTCGTCCATAACACGCCAAAATTCCCAAGCCAGATTACACCGAACAAATGGATGGAAGTTGTCCTCCACTTCAGATGCGCACACTGGGCATAGATCATCATCTGCCAGCCCCATCTTGTGTTTCTTTTGCCGTGTTGTCAAGGAATTTGTCGCAAGTCTCCAAGCAAAGTTGCGGAAAGTAGGAGACACCTTGCATGACCAAATATATTTCCAACAATCATGACGACCATCTGGTCTCGAACTAGAACCAGAAGCAGTATCTCTGTGCGCCTCATCAAAGGCCAACTGATATGCACTTTTGACGGTAAACACTCCGTATTTTTTAATAGAGAGTGAACACTCAAAGGAGGAGTATATAAAATGCAGTAATTTTATAAGAAATTAATGCGTATGCAGTATGTTGTATTTTGTTAAGAAAAAATGGAGTAGTTTCCATTTAAGAAAGTATGGAGTGTAGTATGTTGTATTCTTTTAACAAGGTATGAAGTATTTTCCTTTCAAGAAAGTATGGACACTCAAAGGAGGAGTATATAAAATGGAGTAGTTTATAAGAAATTAATGCGGATGCGGTATGTTGTATTTTGTTAAGGAAGTATGGAGTATTTTCCAATTATGAAAGTATGGAGTGTAGTATGTTGTATTCTGTTAACAAAGTATGAAGTATTTTCCTTCTAAGAAAGTTTGAAGTATGTAGTATTTAAAAAATCTAGTATATAATATAGTTAATGGAGTGTATCATAAAAAGGCATATATACGCCCATGGTTGGCCTCCGGTcagaacaaaataaattgatgcctgCCTTACAAACTTGAGCCCGTCTGAAAAAATTGAAATATGTACATCCTTTATTTGAAAATGAGTATATTTATATATAGCATGATGACACTGCACTGGGAGGATGCTGTACATATGGGCGAAGTGGCAGCGCGAGGAACATCCTAAGCATCGCCGGGCTTGACCGGATCTTCGGTGGGGCCACTGGCATTGTCTACCACGAATAGCTCCTTTTGTGTTGCTTACTCGGTTCTTGGGCCGTTGCATTTTCTCCTATATCGACATTTGTTTGATTATGCATTGATATCGCATTGCTTAATTTTGTGTTACAAACTTAAAATATAATTCATTTCTATAATTGATCTACTCAAGACATGATTATTAAGGTAGTTTATTTCACTGAATCACAAGATACATTTTTGGTTGATCCATTGTGACTGGATAAAAATCAGGATTAAAATGTTAGTACAAAGGATTATAGCTGCTGCTTTTTATTTCAAACGACAACATGTGGCACCAAAAAAAGTGACTGAAAAAAAATTAGGCACATGTAGCATTGATATCATGCTGATGTAACCGTGACTATTTTTATTTCAAACGACAACAGCCATGTTGTACTATGTTGCATGCAGGTGCAGGTGAGATATCAATGTCAGAACCTAAGCAGGGTTTGATTGCAAGGGGGTGTAAGTAAAGGTGTTCGATCGACCCGGTTCTCAGGCTGAACAAACAAGACACCTCCAAAACCGAAACCTTCCATGAAAGTAACCACTTGAGGTGACGGGAAGCAACGTAAAGCACTATTGGGCTACGAGAGCAGCCTGACACCAAATTAACCTTGATGGTATATATAAATCGGTGCACTCTCCCCCACAGTTTCCCATCACAAACGGGTCGATTACCTAGCTATCTACCATGTACAGGAAGGTGGTGTGCATCTCTCTTGTGATCTTCGCGCTTGCACTGTTCACTGGCCCGGACCTAGAGGCCGCGGCGGTCTACAGCGTGGGGGAGATGGTGATGCCAATGTCGTCGTCCTTCAGGCTGGAGGACAGCGTGGCGCCGGAGCTCGGGGTGGACCTGGACGTGCACCGCCGCGTCTTCGGCGACGTCGGCAAGGGAGCCCTGGACCCCAACAAGTCGGCCTGCAAGCCGAAGTGCGCCGGGGATGGACAGCCGTACACCGGCCGGGGATGCCAAGCCATCTACGGTTGCGTCCCTAAATCATCTTAATGAATAGGACTGCACTACCGGCGTCAATGCAACCTCATGGGCCGTGTTCGGTTGCCAGGGAATTGAAAGGGATTTAGTGATATATGCCTCGATGCCCGTGTTATTGTTGGTGGTGATTTTTCTACTGATCAAAGCGCTTCAATGGCCCAAGAAGCTCTTGTCCAGGGGTGTACCCGAGTTGAGCTACCCGGGTGCACAGAACACCGGGTGGAAAATGCTTTCTTTGTAAGTTTCATGCAAAATATAGAGTGTGGCACCCCATCTTTAGATGAAAATATGAGTGATCATATGCTAGGACACCGGGTCATTTTCTCTCTAGGTCCACCCCTGCTCTTGCCGCCTTGTAGGTCACTCACTATGCTGATGTAGTGATATAGGAGTATGTCGAGTTCGCTGCAGAGGGGACGTGCAATGGCTCAGCTTAGCCTTGCCCTTTGGGGGAGTTGGTGGATCTCTGTGTCATGGCGTAATCTCGGTGATGTGATGCCTTTCCTTTTCTGGTCTATTTCTGTGCATGTCCTGTATGTAATTTGTAGTGCCGGGTGTGTCGTATCCTACTAAGGATGTGTTTGGTTTGATGACCAAATGTTATGAAATGTCATGGTTCCATTCTAAAGGATTTGTTGATTTCACTGTTGTGATTGGTCGGAGATAAAAAAAATGGCATGGCTCGGTTCCATCCGTGTGTTTGGTTGGAGAGGCGAAATGATAAGAACCTGATTCCACTCACCTCCTCCATATGAACGACAAGATTACCTCTCCCGTCCACTACCGGCGTCAATGCATCCTCATTAGGTCGTGTTTGGTTGCCAGAGAATTGAAAGGGATGTAGTGATATATGCCCTTAGATGGCCCTGTTCGTGTTGGTGGTGATTTTTCTACCGATCAATGCGCTTCGATGGCCCAAGAAGCTCTTGTCACCTTGTATATCGCTCAGTATGCTGATGTAGCGATATAGGTGTATGTCCAGTTTGCTACCGAGGGAAGGCACAATGGCTCAGCTTAGCATGGGGCATTGGTGGTTCTCTGTGTCTTGGTATAATCTCGGTGATGTCATgcctttccttttctgtttttgtgtgtgtttccgtgcatgtgtatgtagtttgtagtgatgGTTGTGTCGTAACCTACTAAGGATGGGGTTGGTTTGAGGACCAAAAGTACTGAAATGTCATGGTTTTGTTTCATAGAAATTGGTTGGTTCCATTCTTGTGCTTGGTTGGAGTTAAAAAAGGCATGGGTTACAGCTATAACTCTTACAGGCCCACAATGTCGGGTGGTTTTCTAGTCCTTAGCCGGGCGATCGTTGTAAAAATCCCGTTCTCGGTTACGGGAATTATCTTGTGTAATAGAATGGTCTTGTCTGGTTGGAATGATTTGTTGCTTTTGTTTTTTAAGAAACATCGTGTGAGGGTAGGGGGTTCCTGCATTTcattaagaagaagagagttggTCTAGTTTATAAGGAAAACCAGACCCGAAAACCTAACAATCTCCGCTATTCAGAGAACTTATAATTTGATGATCGATTCCATTCTATAATTACAAGTTCATAACCCTTTATTGGAATGTTCCTTTTCCTCCAATTGGTCGGGTGCTTATTATTATTAAGCGCTGTTGTTCACCTAGAAAATGCTGCTGCATTGAATTCAATTAAGCAGAGACAAATAGACAGTGCCACGAGAGCTACCCAATACCGAACGTATTCAAAGTACCGAACGTCGACTATTCAAAAGAATACCGAACGTCGATCTACAAGTCAGTGCTCCTCCTATACTAGCTAACACTCTCCGGCGGATTGATTAGCTAAGCTAGCATGGATACAAAGGCGTGCGTCTCGCTCGTAATCCTCGCGCTCCTGCTCGCCGGCCCTAACACGAGGGCAGCGGCGCTCCCCGGCATCGACGCCGCGGCGGCGGTGATGCCAACGTCGTCGTCGTCCATGAAGCTGGAGGACGGCGTGGCGACGGAACTCGCGGATTCGGCTACGGTGGACCTGGAGGGGCACCGCCGCGTCCTCGCCGGCAGAGGCATCAGCGCGAGCTCCCTGAACCCCAACAAGGCAGCCTGCACCAGGACGTGCCCGGCGCGCGGAGGGGCCTACACCGGCCGGGCATGCCTCCGAAGGTACCAGTGCCGTTAGGGGGAGTGAACCGAACAGCCCTCAGGCTGTCGGTCCAACCTCCTTCCCGCACTGCACTTCGTCCGTCCGATCAGTGTTTCACTGTATATTTCCATTTCCGTTTTGACCATGTATTTTACGATAGTGTCATGTTTCTTGGAGTACTCCCTCAAGTTTTTTTACTCCGCGTATaaattttggtcaaagtcaaagtacacaaggtttgaccaaatttatgttaaaaaatatgaacatctatgaTACTAAGATTATATAGTATGAAACTACATTTGATGAAGCATCTGATAATGTTGATTTCATCTGGTGAATGATGATAGTTTTTAATATAGagtaagtcaaactttataaaacttgattttgaccaaaccttatatgcagactaaaaaaaaacggagggagtacgtgtaaCTTTGCATGCAGTCTTGTTTGTAGTACTATTGAGTGGTGGTGATTGTACCATCCAATCATGATCGAAAGCAAATATATGCTACATATATATAGCCATTGTTAAAAACTAGGAGTTTAATCTAGAATAAAGCCCATGTTGGCAAGAGCCAAACATGTGATAGAGGACTAGGTAGTAGCCTAGTGGTAAGGGTGCAATGGCACTTTCTTGTAGACCGGGGTTCGCTCTGATATCAAATTGTTAtgacgctgctagaaggagggcgcgagagggccggccgccgGCCTTTCTGCCCACGGTcgagcaagagggaagggatttccttcttaattcttgcttgattagattgatacatcttctttttttatataaagaggtttacttgactctcaAGCAAGGCTTacatgacccctaagcaagcgattcttatctctaattaaccctaagactaacgggcccattaggcccattacataCTTTAACATTAATTGTTACGACACTGCTAGAAGGAggacgcgagagggccggccgggggcctttctgCCCACGGTCGGGCAAGaggagggatttccttcttaattcttgcttgattagattgatacatcttctctctttatatagagaggtttacttgactcccaagaaaggcttacttgacccctaagcaagcgacctttATCTCTAATTAACTTTAAGACTgctcattaggcccattacgtactctaacactacacctcacctggacatgcagcttgtcctcgagctgcagcctaaccaacttataaccataacTAGACGTAACACAAacataacacctaaaaacaagccttttatatctcggtttgttTTATTCTTCTCAATCTGAAATGGACTGGaacgctttattttggaccccttaacaaaaaATGAACACCATCCACACGTCGAACGTGCACGTGTATAACAACCTGAATCATATGGACACCActtggacaaaaggagtgcatgtgtatggccacctggaagtgCTCGCAAGAGTTGGCGTAGCACCGTAGCTGATCGTtctttctccaaaaacaaaatctAAGTGTGGAAACGTGGGCACCATATATAAACGAACATATATTGTACTTGTATTGTGTCGGTGGGACGGTCGAGCAGCAAGTGTGTGCCATCTGACCACCGGATTGCAAATTTGCAATCAGTACCGCGCGAGATTGCTGGTCGGTGGTCCGTTGAGAACCCACCTGTACCAAACGTTATGATGAATGCTTCTTCCGGGGACGTACCTACGGCTTGGTACGCTGGAGCATCACCATTGTAGCATTGAAGTTCCATTATAATGACTCGATTGGGCTAGAGCACTCTAGGGTGTTGAATTAAATGTGAGGAGATCTAACATGTGAAAGTATTTATAAATAAATATTATATTTGATAGATAATAATGTTGATCGTATTCATTAATTTGTGTGTGATGATATATTAGTGCATAGTGTAATCGAAGTTTAGATCCCAAGTAGGAGATAGTTTGTCCGTCACATTACATAGGTAAGTGGAGTTGAGATATGGACTTGCGTCCAACATTTTCAATTGTTTAACTTAAGGTCATAAACTATAAATATATTGTTAATGACATATAGAGACATGTAGCATAATTTTCCATAGTAGTGGCGTTGAGATTGGAACATGCGCTCAAAAATAAGATTCCAgtagtatgatatgaaattggattTAAGATGGGCAATATAGGTTGAAAAGACAACATTTTTCATTTGATATGCATTTGGAGCTGTGGCTTTAAATTCTCTCATAATGAAAACATGTACTTTTCTATGATTTTGTAGTTTGGTAAACATTAACTGGAGTTAAATAAATATATAAAATGCACAAATCTGATGGTACCGTAGTTTTGTGAAATAAAGGCATGGCTAGGGCTggggaaaaaaagctcgaagctcgcgagctaaaactagtagctcgtgactcggctcgaatcgactcgaactcgaacaaTAACGAGTCGAGCCAAGCTTTAGTTTAAAATCGTTTACATGCCGAGTTAAACAAGCTGATCTCACAAATACTCGTATAACTTGTTAGGCTCGGTAAAAGAATCAATGTTTCTTGATGGGTCGTAAAAATAGCCACTAAACACCTTGCGTCCAAGCACAAGGCCCAACCGCTCAAGGCCTAGTCACCCAGGAGACTCGCACGTACATGGCCATATATATACATGTTAAATTTCTAGTTAATCTTTTTGTCGTATTCGTCaggttttatgttcatatctttaatgagcttaacaagctaaacgaggcagctcgcgagttatacgagtcgatcCAATTTTGGATTTGAGCTTGTTATAGTAACGAgttgagtcgagctagctcgttaatgaaGCGAGCTTTAGCAAGTCGagtcgagctggctcgactcggctcgaattccaccacTAGGCATGGCTATTTTTTAACTTATTGGCGATGAATATCCAACATTAAGTATAAATATACTGAATTTTCAAACTACCAATCTGTGACATGAGATTATGTGATAACCCAGGAACATTATGTTGAGTAAATGGTCTAAGGATGTGGAAGTACTTGGCGATTCAAAGACAATAACTAAATTCTCATGTGATTTAAAAAAAAAGGTTTTGCGGGCATCTTAGAAAATAGTGTTTCTCTATAACACATGTCTACTCTCTTTTTGTTTACGTCGCTGGCTCCTGGCAGCAGCGGCGTACACACACAGAGAGCAAAAGTCTTC contains:
- the LOC119282426 gene encoding uncharacterized protein LOC119282426; translation: MDTKACVSLVILALLLAGPNTRAAALPGIDAAAAVMPTSSSSMKLEDGVATELADSATVDLEGHRRVLAGRGISASSLNPNKAACTRTCPARGGAYTGRACLRRYQCR
- the LOC119282425 gene encoding uncharacterized protein LOC119282425 → MGRKASCISLVILALVLAGPDAKSAAGYSVDQAATMRLEDGVAPELGVVSAVDLDVRRHVLHSISPQYVREPSRPACVEGCGAPGERYTGRDWKKKYQCG